Proteins found in one Mesorhizobium sp. CAU 1732 genomic segment:
- a CDS encoding type II CAAX endopeptidase family protein produces the protein MAGLRTDEFDAYVALASEGKNSVARIIVGILVIAAVTVGIGFLIVVNSMFVERLGVLPDALHAFIFSNGGGASSPVAVFLLLVSVGLLWFGMYVAIRLVHRRAFSTLLGRQRRIAMGDLWRGLAAGIIVACLLVAVGFLVDPQFERSDIPLQTWLVMAAPLALLILIQASAEELVFRGYLHQTLAARFASPIVWAGLPTIAFTLMHWYSGALPWMNAAMLVSIGSIAVAMTVLLVRTGNLGAAAGAHTGNNLIALLVFAVDDELGGASLFHMRGLDDPYWTIGQAVGLTLISMAGALVLVVLLLHPRSPLRVRSTTA, from the coding sequence ATGGCGGGACTGCGCACAGATGAATTCGATGCCTATGTCGCGCTGGCGTCGGAGGGCAAAAACAGCGTCGCGCGGATCATCGTCGGCATTCTCGTCATCGCCGCGGTGACCGTCGGCATCGGCTTCCTGATCGTTGTCAACAGCATGTTCGTCGAACGCCTCGGCGTCTTGCCGGACGCTTTGCACGCCTTCATCTTTTCGAACGGCGGGGGCGCGTCGAGCCCTGTTGCCGTGTTTCTGCTCCTCGTTTCAGTGGGGCTTTTGTGGTTCGGAATGTATGTCGCCATACGCCTGGTGCATCGGCGGGCCTTTTCGACGCTCCTCGGGCGGCAGCGCCGCATCGCCATGGGCGACCTGTGGCGCGGACTGGCCGCGGGCATCATCGTCGCGTGTCTGCTCGTTGCGGTGGGTTTTTTGGTCGATCCCCAGTTCGAACGATCCGACATTCCGCTGCAAACCTGGCTCGTCATGGCGGCGCCTCTCGCGCTGCTCATCCTGATCCAGGCGTCAGCCGAGGAACTGGTGTTTCGCGGTTACCTTCACCAGACGCTGGCCGCGCGCTTCGCCTCACCGATCGTCTGGGCAGGCCTGCCCACCATCGCCTTCACCCTGATGCATTGGTATTCGGGCGCCCTGCCCTGGATGAACGCCGCGATGCTCGTCAGCATCGGCAGCATCGCGGTCGCGATGACCGTCCTGCTGGTGAGGACCGGCAATCTGGGGGCCGCCGCCGGCGCCCACACCGGCAACAATTTGATCGCGCTCCTCGTCTTCGCGGTCGATGACGAGTTAGGCGGCGCATCGCTGTTCCACATGCGCGGTCTCGACGATCCCTACTGGACGATCGGGCAGGCGGTCGGCCTTACGCTGATCTCGATGGCGGGAGCGCTGGTGCTTGTCGTCCTCCTGTTGCATCCGCGCTCACCGCTACGGGTGCGGAGCACGACGGCGTAA
- the gyrA gene encoding DNA gyrase subunit A, protein MTDQTTPRGPQDLPEGIEPVSIIEEMQRSYLDYAMSVIVSRALPDVRDGLKPVHRRILYASHESGYHWNRKYVKSARPVADVMGKYHPHGDASIYDALVRMAQPWSMRVPLIDGQGNFGSIDGDPPAAMRYTESRLTKVAHELLEDIDKETVDFQETYDSSGSEPKVLPARFPNLLVNGSGGIAVGMATNIPPHNLSEVVNGCVAMIDNPAIELPELMEIIPGPDFPTGGIVLGRLGIYNAYQTGRGSIMMRGKVHFEEIRNEREAIIVTEVPYQVNKATMIEKMAELVRDKRIEGISDIRDESDRQGYRVVIELKRDANAEVVLNQLYRFTPLQTSFGANMVALNGGKPELMNLLDMLRAFVAFREDVISRRTKYLLKKARERAHVLVGLAIAVANIDEVIRLIRQAPDPQTAREQLMERRWPAADVESLILLIDDPRHRINEDKTYNLSEEQARAILELRLQRLTALGRDEIADELNTIGTEISDYLEILSSRMRIQQIVKDELIAVRDEFGTPRRTELSDGGGDMDDEDLIQREDMVVTVTHEGYIKRVPLSIYRAQARGGKGRSGMSTKNDDVVTRLFVANTHTPILFFSSRGIVFKEKVWRLPIGTPTSRGKFLRNILKLEEGDRITAILPLPEDEESWGELDVMFSTTRGTVRRNKLSDFVQVNRNGKIAMKFDEPGDAILAVETCTENDDVLLIADSGQCIRFSVTDVRVFKGRDSQGVRGIMLGASERAISMAILEHVDADASERAAYLRRAVAERRAVSLEGAEGEEDVVLTNEEVAEVTDLSDDRYEFLKQHEEFVLTVTEQGYGKRSSSYDFRVIGRGGKGIRATDVSKTGEIGRLIAGFPVEPTNQIMLVSDRGQVIRVPVTGIRIASRATKGVTIFNTASGEKVVSVERITEPEPQDDAAELESGAELPVEQTPPAEGE, encoded by the coding sequence TTGACTGACCAGACCACGCCGCGCGGCCCGCAGGATCTGCCCGAGGGCATCGAACCCGTTTCGATCATCGAGGAGATGCAGCGTTCCTATCTCGATTACGCGATGAGCGTGATCGTGAGCCGGGCGCTGCCGGATGTCCGTGACGGCCTGAAGCCGGTGCACCGCCGCATTCTCTATGCCTCGCACGAGAGCGGCTATCACTGGAACCGCAAATACGTGAAGTCGGCGCGTCCCGTCGCCGACGTGATGGGTAAATACCATCCCCATGGCGACGCCTCGATCTACGACGCGCTGGTGCGCATGGCGCAGCCGTGGTCGATGCGCGTTCCGCTGATCGATGGACAGGGCAATTTCGGCTCGATCGACGGCGATCCGCCGGCGGCGATGCGTTACACGGAATCGCGCCTGACAAAGGTCGCGCACGAACTTCTGGAAGACATCGACAAGGAGACCGTCGATTTCCAGGAGACCTACGATTCATCGGGCAGCGAACCGAAGGTTCTGCCGGCCCGCTTCCCGAATTTGCTCGTCAACGGCTCCGGCGGCATCGCCGTCGGCATGGCGACCAACATTCCGCCGCACAATCTCTCGGAAGTCGTGAATGGCTGTGTCGCCATGATCGACAACCCGGCAATCGAATTGCCGGAACTGATGGAGATCATCCCCGGACCGGACTTCCCGACCGGCGGTATCGTGCTCGGCCGTCTGGGCATCTACAACGCCTACCAGACCGGCCGCGGCTCGATCATGATGCGCGGCAAGGTGCATTTCGAGGAAATCCGCAACGAGCGCGAAGCCATCATCGTCACCGAAGTTCCCTATCAGGTGAACAAGGCCACGATGATCGAGAAGATGGCGGAACTGGTGCGCGACAAGCGCATCGAGGGCATTTCCGACATTCGCGACGAAAGCGACCGCCAGGGCTACCGCGTGGTCATCGAGCTCAAGCGCGATGCCAATGCGGAAGTCGTCCTGAACCAGCTCTACCGATTCACGCCCCTGCAAACCTCGTTCGGCGCCAACATGGTGGCGCTCAACGGCGGCAAGCCGGAGCTGATGAACCTGCTCGACATGCTTCGCGCGTTCGTGGCGTTCCGCGAGGATGTCATCAGCCGCCGCACGAAGTACCTGCTCAAGAAGGCGCGCGAGCGTGCCCATGTGCTCGTCGGCCTGGCGATCGCGGTCGCGAACATCGACGAAGTGATCCGCCTGATCCGCCAGGCGCCCGATCCGCAGACGGCGCGCGAGCAGTTGATGGAGCGCCGGTGGCCGGCAGCGGACGTCGAATCGCTGATCCTGCTGATCGACGATCCGCGCCATCGCATCAATGAAGACAAGACGTACAACCTCTCCGAGGAGCAGGCCCGCGCCATTCTCGAACTGCGCCTGCAGCGCCTGACGGCGCTTGGCCGCGATGAAATCGCCGACGAACTCAACACGATCGGCACCGAAATCTCGGACTATCTCGAAATCCTGTCGTCGCGCATGCGCATCCAGCAGATCGTCAAGGACGAGCTGATCGCGGTGCGCGACGAGTTCGGTACGCCACGCCGCACGGAATTGAGCGACGGCGGCGGCGACATGGACGACGAGGACCTTATCCAGCGCGAGGATATGGTGGTCACGGTCACGCATGAAGGCTACATCAAGCGCGTGCCGCTCTCGATCTATCGCGCGCAGGCACGCGGCGGCAAAGGCCGCTCTGGCATGTCGACCAAGAACGACGACGTGGTGACGCGGCTGTTCGTCGCCAACACCCACACGCCGATCCTGTTCTTCTCGTCGCGCGGCATCGTCTTCAAGGAAAAGGTCTGGCGGTTGCCGATCGGCACGCCGACATCGCGCGGCAAGTTCCTGCGCAACATCCTCAAGCTGGAGGAGGGCGATCGCATCACGGCGATCCTGCCGCTGCCCGAGGACGAGGAAAGCTGGGGCGAGCTCGACGTCATGTTCTCGACGACGCGCGGCACCGTTCGGCGCAACAAGCTCAGCGATTTCGTTCAGGTGAACCGCAACGGCAAGATCGCGATGAAGTTCGACGAGCCGGGCGACGCCATCCTGGCTGTCGAAACGTGCACGGAGAACGACGACGTTCTCCTGATCGCCGATTCGGGCCAGTGCATCCGCTTCTCGGTGACCGATGTGCGCGTCTTCAAGGGGCGCGATTCGCAAGGCGTGCGCGGCATCATGCTCGGCGCCAGCGAACGGGCCATCTCGATGGCGATCCTCGAACATGTGGATGCCGATGCGTCGGAACGCGCGGCCTATCTCCGGCGCGCGGTGGCCGAGCGTCGTGCCGTGTCGCTCGAGGGAGCCGAGGGTGAGGAAGACGTCGTGCTGACGAATGAAGAGGTCGCGGAAGTGACGGACCTCTCCGACGACCGGTACGAGTTCCTGAAGCAGCATGAGGAATTCGTGCTGACGGTAACCGAGCAAGGCTACGGCAAGCGCTCATCTTCGTATGATTTCAGGGTGATCGGGCGCGGCGGCAAGGGCATTCGTGCCACCGACGTGTCGAAGACGGGCGAAATCGGCAGGCTGATCGCCGGCTTCCCGGTCGAGCCGACCAACCAGATCATGCTCGTATCCGACCGTGGCCAGGTCATTCGGGTGCCCGTGACGGGCATCCGTATCGCAAGCCGCGCCACCAAGGGTGTCACGATCTTCAACACGGCAAGTGGTGAAAAGGTCGTGTCCGTCGAGCGGATCACTGAGCCGGAGCCGCAGGACGACGCTGCGGAACTGGAGAGCGGGGCTGAGCTTCCGGTGGAACAGACGCCACCCGCCGAAGGCGAGTGA
- the coaD gene encoding pantetheine-phosphate adenylyltransferase encodes MTKRIAFYAGSFDPLTNGHLDVLKGALTIADEIFVGIGVQASKQPLFSFAERVDLIERWAAEELGEDAAKLHIVSFEGLLVEAARKQGASILIRGLRDGTDLDYEMQMAGMNETMAPDLQTIFLPASPSVRTITATLVRQIAAMGGNIRPFVPAVVATALEAKFKS; translated from the coding sequence ATGACAAAGCGCATTGCATTCTATGCGGGGTCGTTCGACCCGCTCACCAATGGTCATCTCGACGTGCTGAAAGGCGCGCTCACGATCGCCGACGAGATCTTCGTCGGCATCGGCGTGCAGGCGTCCAAGCAGCCGCTCTTCTCATTCGCGGAACGTGTGGACCTGATCGAACGCTGGGCGGCGGAGGAACTCGGGGAGGACGCGGCCAAGCTTCACATCGTCTCGTTCGAGGGCCTGCTGGTCGAGGCGGCGCGCAAGCAGGGTGCGTCGATCCTGATCCGTGGCCTTCGCGACGGCACCGATCTGGACTACGAGATGCAGATGGCCGGCATGAACGAGACGATGGCGCCGGACCTGCAGACGATTTTCCTGCCGGCAAGCCCCTCCGTGCGCACGATTACCGCCACACTTGTACGCCAGATAGCCGCCATGGGCGGCAACATCCGCCCGTTCGTTCCGGCCGTCGTTGCGACCGCACTGGAAGCGAAGTTCAAATCTTGA
- a CDS encoding peptidylprolyl isomerase translates to MKMLRFASSLIVAAGILAGSAAFAAEPENTMIIELKGGEVVVGLRPDLAPKHVEQIKALVRAGEYDNVAFHRVIDGFMAQTGDVQYGDMENGYNSQMAGTGGSSLGNIDAEFSDEQFVRGTLGMARAQDPNSANSQFFIMFAPAASLNGSYTVVGAVESGMELVDAIKRGNQAQNGMVTDPDRMISVRIAADDQ, encoded by the coding sequence ATGAAGATGCTGAGGTTCGCCTCTTCGTTGATCGTCGCGGCAGGCATTCTGGCCGGCTCGGCAGCGTTTGCCGCAGAGCCGGAAAACACCATGATCATCGAGCTGAAGGGTGGTGAGGTCGTCGTCGGACTGCGTCCCGACCTCGCTCCGAAGCATGTCGAGCAGATCAAGGCGCTGGTCCGCGCCGGCGAGTACGACAATGTCGCGTTTCATCGCGTGATCGACGGCTTCATGGCCCAGACCGGCGACGTCCAGTATGGCGACATGGAAAATGGCTACAACAGCCAGATGGCGGGCACCGGCGGATCCTCGCTGGGGAACATCGACGCTGAATTCTCCGACGAACAGTTCGTCCGCGGAACACTCGGCATGGCGCGTGCGCAGGATCCGAACTCGGCGAATTCGCAGTTCTTCATCATGTTCGCTCCCGCCGCGTCGCTCAACGGAAGCTACACCGTGGTCGGCGCGGTCGAGAGCGGCATGGAACTCGTCGATGCGATCAAGCGGGGCAACCAGGCCCAGAACGGCATGGTGACCGACCCGGATCGCATGATCTCGGTTCGCATCGCCGCAGACGATCAGTAA
- a CDS encoding peptidylprolyl isomerase, whose amino-acid sequence MADIKDPENAIVMETTKGKVVIELLPDLAPNHVARVKELARANFYDGIVFHRVIDGFMAQTGDPTGTGMGGSDKPDLKAEFSNVSHVRGTCSMARSQNPNSANSQFFICFDDAPWLNRQYSVWGQVIDGMDVIDQIKKGEPVRDPDSIVTMRVAADI is encoded by the coding sequence ATGGCCGATATCAAGGATCCCGAAAACGCGATCGTCATGGAAACCACCAAAGGCAAGGTCGTGATCGAGCTTCTGCCCGATCTCGCGCCCAACCATGTCGCCCGCGTCAAGGAACTTGCGCGCGCGAATTTCTATGACGGCATTGTCTTCCATCGCGTGATCGACGGCTTCATGGCGCAGACCGGCGATCCGACCGGCACCGGCATGGGCGGCTCCGACAAGCCTGACCTCAAGGCCGAGTTCTCGAATGTCAGCCACGTGCGCGGAACGTGCTCGATGGCGCGCTCGCAGAACCCGAATTCCGCCAACTCGCAGTTCTTCATCTGCTTCGACGATGCGCCCTGGCTGAACCGCCAGTATTCGGTGTGGGGTCAGGTCATCGATGGCATGGACGTCATCGACCAGATCAAGAAGGGCGAGCCTGTTCGCGATCCCGACTCGATCGTCACCATGCGAGTTGCTGCCGACATCTGA
- the queA gene encoding tRNA preQ1(34) S-adenosylmethionine ribosyltransferase-isomerase QueA: MRVELFDFDLPDERIALRPADPRDSARLLVVRPGSDLADRIVRDLPNYLREGDALVFNDTRVIPAQLSGRRVRADGATAQIDATLHMRTAPDVWKAFVRPAKRLTVGDRIAFGHEGGACLIGTLDATVTEKGDAGEVTLAFDVSGPYLDEALRTVGHIPLPPYIAGKRAEDERDRADYQTIYAKEEGAVAAPTAGLHFTDTLFDALDAKGIERHFVTLHVGAGTFLPVKADDTADHKMHAEIGHVSRETADALNAVRARGGRIISVGTTSLRLLESAAAEDGTLAEWSGATDIFITPGYRFRTADMLLTNFHLPRSTLFMLVSAFSGLDTMREAYAHAIDSGYRFYSYGDGSLLFRTDQ; the protein is encoded by the coding sequence GTGCGCGTCGAGCTCTTCGATTTCGACCTGCCTGACGAGCGGATCGCGCTGAGACCAGCCGATCCGCGCGACAGCGCACGCCTGCTCGTCGTTCGGCCAGGTAGCGACCTTGCCGATCGCATCGTGCGCGACCTGCCGAACTATCTGCGCGAGGGCGACGCGCTCGTCTTCAACGACACGCGCGTCATCCCCGCGCAATTGTCCGGCCGGCGGGTTCGCGCCGATGGCGCGACGGCGCAGATCGACGCCACGCTGCACATGCGCACCGCACCCGATGTCTGGAAGGCGTTCGTGCGGCCTGCCAAACGCCTGACCGTCGGCGACCGCATCGCATTCGGCCATGAGGGCGGCGCCTGCCTGATCGGCACGCTCGACGCGACCGTGACCGAAAAGGGCGACGCCGGCGAAGTCACGCTGGCCTTCGACGTGTCCGGTCCCTATCTGGACGAGGCGCTGCGCACGGTCGGCCATATCCCGCTGCCGCCTTACATCGCGGGCAAGCGCGCGGAGGACGAACGCGACCGCGCCGACTACCAGACCATCTATGCGAAGGAGGAGGGGGCTGTCGCGGCTCCGACGGCCGGCCTTCATTTCACGGACACGCTTTTCGATGCGCTGGACGCCAAGGGCATCGAGCGCCACTTCGTGACGCTGCACGTGGGAGCCGGCACGTTCTTGCCGGTCAAGGCCGACGATACGGCGGACCACAAGATGCATGCCGAGATCGGGCACGTGTCGCGGGAAACGGCCGACGCGCTCAACGCGGTTCGGGCGCGTGGCGGCCGCATCATCTCGGTCGGAACGACGTCGCTCAGACTTTTGGAGAGTGCCGCAGCCGAGGACGGCACACTTGCCGAATGGTCCGGCGCGACGGACATCTTCATCACGCCCGGCTACCGCTTCCGCACGGCCGACATGCTCCTCACCAATTTCCACCTGCCGCGCTCGACGCTCTTCATGCTCGTTTCGGCGTTCAGCGGGCTCGATACGATGCGCGAAGCCTACGCCCATGCGATCGACTCAGGCTACCGCTTCTATTCCTATGGCGACGGCAGCCTTCTCTTCAGGACCGACCAGTGA